AGGAAGCACAGTTCAGCTGTATTGACTGGAGGTTGAAAGTGGAGTTTCTGAATATCTtggtgggctggggcagctcttcaAACGCACTGTCAGTACCAGGCTGGGTTCTTAGACTGGCGAGGGGCCTCCCTTCACTGCAGTGCCCAGGGACAGCGTGCCGTCCTCTGAGCAGCAAGCAGTCCGGGCTCACTGTCCTTGGTTCAGGGGTGCTGGGGCCAATTATAACATTGGCACCTGCCGTGTGAGCCAAAGACCAGATTCTGGGCTTTTCTGTCGTTTCGTATTGTTGCACTTCACTCATGGTGCCCACTAAGGGGCCTGGCTTTTGGCCCACGGTCTCTAAGaagtctcctgctgctgctgagctggttTTGGAACAGGGGAAAGTGTGAAAACTGCTTGGTGGTGTCAAGCTGCAGTCGCTTTTCTCAGACTCAGCCAAGGCGGTGCTGAGGCTGGAGGCTTCTTGATGGGTGCCCTTTCGGTCCCCGTCTAGCTTCTCGGCTtcctcctcgtccaagtcgtcCAGATCACTCAGTCTTAattccttttcttccttgcaGCTTTTTTGATCTGCTTTTCAAAATaatgaaggggggtggggggagggaaacaaaGCATTAGCGAAATTGTGGAACGGCATGAGGGAGGTTTTGCCAGGCAAGATGTTACTCACTAATAGGGGTGCGCGTGTGCGTGGAAAGGAAGATGCTGTTATCTGATGACTTTAAAGGCAACTTCCTCCAGAGCTGGGACTTACTGATGTCTCTTATTCTTAGATGGGGCCTGTCCCTTCCCTTGCTTTTTAAAGCACGTTTGCTGCTATCAGGAAAACAAGAGGAAATACTCCATTTCTTCTACCTTTTCAGACTTGCCTATTCAACCCCTCTCCTTAGCTTGCCTTTCCCACCAACCTTTGCCTTCAGGTTCCAAGTcatattcctcctcttctctcttgttttcctcttttctctcctctcctgctTTGTTCTTAGGAGACCaagtcattttgttttctttcttgagCCTGCGCCTGGCGTTAGCAAACCAAGTGGACACTTGAGTCAGAGTCATTTTGGTGATGATGGCCAGcataattttttcccctttggtggGATAAGGGTTTTTCCGGTGTTCATACAGCCAGGTCTTAAGGGTGCTGGTTGTCTCTCGGGTTGCATTTTTGCGTCTAGCCGAGCCACTGAAATCCACGGTCCCATACCTGCTGggaaatattaaaagaacatGTCACCAGCATTTGTTACCCGAAAGGAACTTGCCTATAAGATTGTCTAAACATAATGCGTGCATAAAAAAAACCAGTGGCTTTCCTTAAAATTGCTCTGCTCTTGTCGTAGGGAGTATCTTCTGCTACTACTCCACTTGCTAGCTGGAGCCGGGGCTCCCACATTAGCATCCTGTCCCGCTTGGTAATTCACCCCTGTGTGTGTGAAGTCTAAACTATTACACTCTATTTTAACACTGGAGCACCACGTGTCACCACTTTAGTAGCAGATGTTGCCAATCCAATTTGCCTTTCCTAGACACTTCATTCCATTGCAATTAGCACTGAGATTAGCTGCAAAGTTTTATTTTAGGTGACTGCTGTTACCGGTCGCGTGGACTCTTTGTATAACATTTGTCAGCTATAAAATCCCGGGGTTTTTTCATGTCTGTTGCTGCATCACAGAGGGATATTAATGTTATTCTCAAATGATCAAAGGGGTTTTACCTGTCGTACTGATACTGCCCTAAGGAATGATCGTAGGGGTAGTAGGCAGCAGGCTGTGCGATTCCCGAGTGCAAACTGCTGGTGCCATCCTTAATTTCATACTGCGGGTtctggaagggaaggagcagctTGTGACGTTAAGATAGATGGTGGTAAAATCCAAAATCCCTCCACTCGTGGAAACTGCCCGCTTTCCTGTCCCCTGACGCTCACCCTAGTTCTCTGTATCTCTGCCGGGCTGAGATGCCCGCTGTTGCTTTTCCCCCAGGAGGACTGTGCCCATTTCATTATTCTAGGCTATTTTCTCCTCTGTTACTCCATCCAGAAACCCAAGTTGGTAGCCTGTTGCAGGAgggctgtccccccccccccccccttatccCTCCCCAAAAGTTACAGGGATAGGGAACATACTGATAAGATCACCTGGGCATGGTGCTTGGATTTCTACTCACCAGCGTGGTGTAGAGAGTGGACGGGTCTGCACTGTAGGGAAGGTAGTTGGCATAACTCTGGCTCGCTGCGGCGGCTGCATAGGGAGAACTGTACATCCCCAGAGCTGCATTGAGTTCCGTCCTggtggtggccagcagcctgTTCTCGTAAGAGGGACAGCAAAGAGTAGCAGCTTGGGCAGATCCAGAGGTAACATCCGATACGGATCTGGAGGCAGATTCACAACAGGTCGTACTAGGGCTGGCTGACACAAAAAACTGGGGAAAGGAGAGAAGGTTCACGCCGATTACTTTAGAAGCAGCACGAGCGTGGAGCAGGGACAACATCCAGGCAGGCGACTAATGATTGGAAATTACAAATATACagaaagggagggtgggggcgtGGGAACGATTCATCCAAACTTTGGGGAAACTAGACTTAAATTACAGCCTCTCGCTGCCCCTCGCTTCTCCTCAGCCCCCATCGCTCAGTTTCCATTGATTTAAAGGCAAGAAGTTGTGCTTGCCGTTAATTTGACCATAGACCAAACACTAAATATGTCAGATAATGCAGTCAGAGGCATTAGCTTTCCTTAATTTTAAAGGCAAAAGAAGCCAGCTTCCCGAGGAAAAACCTTTCTGTGATCCCGGAGTATAAATAATCCAACTAAAATACATTATGGATCAGTTTACGGTAGAGACGTATTTTTTAGGTAATTTGAGGGCATTTTGGAAGCCGCCCGGCAAGAAACGACCTATTCTTAGAAAAAATGCAGTTAAGGACATACGGGGGTAGGGTGGAGGAGAATGGAAGAGGCAAGTTACACACAGAACTGATACATCGGAAGACCCCACAAAACGAGACAGCTATGCCCGAATACTTTCGGCAGGTACCCAGCCACTAGCGCTCTAGGATAACATCACAGAGGAAAGAATAAAGCTTCTGCAAAAGCTTCGCTTCTCTGCTGAAAGCTGTAAGTGAGGAACATAGGTAATAGATCAATACAGATTTGTAAATCAGCTGCACCgaggcttttttttcttgcacTTAAAATTGAACAGTGGaggaaaatcagcttccctgccctgcaaacTGAGGGTTATTTATTTAATCCTAGCAGAACACAAACGACACACGCGcgcacatatttaaaaaaaagaagactccagatgtgccctttaaaaaaaaagactctaaggaaggggggaagggaaacaAGACATCtggaatgcagcagcagcagcagaatctgATCAAAAGTGAGTGCTACTCACTTTTGTCTTACCTGTGAAGTGGTGCTGTAGGGGTATCCGAACTGAGAGAAGGACATAGCTGCTCCTTATTTTTGGACCATAGGCAATATTATTTTTTCTCCCAGATCGATTGCAACTGAACCCTGCTTCAGGATGCACCTTCTCGCACACACATTTCCAcgtatggctttttttttctcaattatGGATGATTGCACTTAAGAAAAGCAGCCAGGCATCTGAGGCATGAGGTTTGAAGCCTGAAAAAGGTTACCCCCACCTCCCATCCtccttaaatatatatataaatatataagtttatatataaatatagagatatatatatataaaaacaaaacaccccaatGTATAGAAGGTTCAACTGAAAAGGGGGATTTAAAAGAAGGGGGGAAATAACGTAAGGCTTGCAAAGATATGGAGCCTGCTTGTATTATTTTCTGCTCTATAGTTCTTTAGCATTCATCCATGGGAGAGTATCAAAGTGACGTCATAGTAATCCCGAAACGACAGCACCAGGAAGGATATAACAATCTTTGCCAATCATCTCTAACATCTAAGATGCACTCAACACTTGTTTCATGTTGTTTTAATGTTGTGCTGTGATGCACGTCAAAGGCAGGGACCTGAAATGCTTTGCGGttggtctctctccctctctctctccctctccctctctcgctttttttaaagcacaatcCAAATTCgatttagaaaaagaaatgtgtgtgtgtgtgtgtgcgggggggggggacttaCTGCGGTCATTAAGAAAACGCCGGATAAGATCCcccgcaaacacacacacacacacacacacacacacacacacacacacactaatgtCCCTGGAGCTTCcaagaaaaggggaagaaatggCGTTGGCAGGtagataagtgtgtgtgtgtgtgtgtgtgtgtgtgtgtgtgtgtgtgtgtgtgtgggcgggggggggggtgtttaggAAGGGACTGGTCTGTGCTGCttcagcctgctcccagccaggatAGCGCCGGACTCTCCCCCGCGCCTGTCCCGGTGCCTGGCACTCCCGTGGCCCTGTGCTCTGCGCTCGCGAGCCCCAACTTTTGCATGCGAGGCGAGCGTGGCGCGTCGCAGCGGCTGCGATCCagccagttcctcctcctccccctgcccccggccgtgcccgcgcggggggggggggggggtgagcaccCTGGCGGCTCCCCGGGGAGGGCAGCCCGGAGCCGCGTGCGGGCAGACAGCTCCGGCCTAGGGGGTTCCTCCCCTCCCTCATTAACGAGGAGCCGGGGATGCATTTTTCTCTATTAGCCCCagcaatgtgggggggggggggggtgcggggctTTGACAGGTCAATGGGAGGGTGATTGatggctggctggagcccagCCTGCCCGTGCCCACCGCGGCGTAATTGCATCAATTAACAAATGGAAATGCCCTTGTTTAACCAGCAACCTACACGCTGCACGtctggctgggaggggggtgctggggcGGGAGCCGGCAATTTCCCCGCGCCAGGCTGTCCCGGGGAGCAGGGGGCGAGGATCCCGAGGGCCCGCCCCGCGCTCGCACGTCCCGCCGGGCTCCGGGGATGTCCATCCCCTTCCTCCCAACagcagccccggccccgcgcgcAGCCTCCCCGCCCGGGCTCCCCGCAGCCGGGCCCGGGGCGCTGCCTGCCCTGCGGCGGGGACGGGGCGGACAGCGCtgggcggggccgggcccggcCGGCCGGCTtcgctgcccctctgctgtccgCTCTCGAGTGGCAGATGGGCGCTCGCTCCCCCCTCCAGCAgcatcaattaaaaaaacccaccccagtctgtggctgcagctgctcggGCTCTCTAAGGGTGGCGCTGGAGAGCCGCGAGTGAAGCCGGGATCTGATCAAACGGTGCTAGATCCAGATCTGAGGGAGAGACGCCCACGCCGCAGGAGAACACACAGACTTAACCTGTTTCTTCAGGGAATGAAACGCGCTCAGTCAGGTAGAGCCACCTTCTCCTTTCTGCCTCGTCTAGGCTTACAAGGGCACAAGGCACAAGCCAGGCAGCGCtgtcagccccccacccctctccctccacatcaagtcatgcagctgcaggagaggggacagctctgccccagccccagccccagcccgggtGGTGGAGCTTGCTGAGACTTAGGAGTAATTACTGCAGTATTagaaaaaaagacacacacacactgagatcTAGGAGGAGTAGTTATTGCAGCATCAGAAAAAAAGAGCCTCCCCTCAACACACCCACCCACGGCTCTGTTAGACTTGGGATGGGAGCAGACACTCTTTCCTGGCCCCAAGTCTGGGATAAGATACttcacccccaacccccctctcCACTAGCCCTTATTTTATGCCAGCTGCACTGTGTCTCCAAAAATCACCATTCTGTCAAATACTTCACTGAAGCAAAGCAGGCCCCCAGTCGCTTCTCAAAACAGGAAAATACAACACTTAAAGGTTTAttagtatttattttttcataagaAACAGGGCTTCTCACTTGGGAACTAGTACAGTGCTATTGCTAGAAGCTGCACTCACTATGCCAGAGAGAATTCTCTCCATAGAGTGAGAGAGTGATCTGTAAGCATTTatgcacaaaaaaaaaggatgtgcATAGTATGTTTTCAGTATTTTCAGGTGTTGTATTTAAAGCCATAATCTGTGCATACAAATGAAGATCTATTATTAGGTAACAGACATTTTTTTATGGAGATCTGGTTTGTTGCAGGATTTCAGTATGGGAAAAAGCGGCTGAGTACAAAATCTTGTGCACCAGTGAGGTGTCATGGACTATCCTCATAAACTTTAAAGAACTGTGGTGGTAGAATTACAGGAATCAATCCATGCACAGATAGCGGTGATAAAAGGAGGCCCAGACACCCACTATATTTCAGATCatcttaaataaaaaaacaaaacaaagcaaaataatcaTGTGGACTCTTGTACTTCATTGTGGAACAATTACTTAAATATATAGATCTGGATGTGAgctgtcttccccttcccctgcccttgtacaaTGATAAAATGCATCCTTTTCAATCAGGAAGCGGTGAGTTACCATATTAGTATAGTAGTATAGATAGGTAGGTAGATATTACACTACTTATGTATTCCAACTCAGTGGGCAGAAATGTCATTAACAAGAACTCTTGATGATCTGGACCAGTACTGCTTGTGCTATGTAAGGTTCTCCACTTCCTTTATTTGTTTGCATAGAATAATCCAAGATAAAAAAGTCTTTGGAAATGTTAAGAATCTGTTTTATCGTATTCAAGTCATGATGTCTAGCATCCCATTCCCTACACGTATTTAAACTGGAAGCCTTGCCCAAGCAAAGGTTCAGCATCTAGCCAAGGCTAGAAGTTTCAAAGCAATAGATAATGTGTAGCCTCCTGAAGAACTCACTTGTTCATACTCCGTTTAATTCCTACAGCCTTGCAGAATCCAAATAGCTGAAAGGAGCTGAAATAATCTCCAGATcaactaaataataataattcatgaTACTAAAAGAAAATAGTCTTTAGCTTGGCAAAATAATATGTAGGTTTCAATCAAGCAAGCAGTATAAAACTGAGTCATTTTAGCTATCGTTAACAGTGGCAATAATTTAAGAAAATTCATTAAAGAACACCTTTGGGTAACATTACTGctaattatttaattgcaagcatTCCCAAGGGAAAGCACGTTAATTATAAAGTAATAAAACCAGTTGTTCTAAAGCTTGATTCAGCAGATTTTATTACCAATTTAGTCTTTTTTTAACAGCAAATTTCTTAAATCATCTGATAAAAGCGAGAGCAACAATTGTGTACATCCCCTTTATGTTACTAATACATAAGAGCTATATTGTTGTATCATTATTGATTTATTCCTGATTTATAAATCCAGCTAAGTTGAATAAATGCTGTGAACAAGTTTACCCCTCTGAccttaaaaaaagcaaatgaacaCCAAAACTGCAACAAGATTCAATGTGCAAAACAATTTTTAATAGATGCAAATGCAATACTGTATATGTCATCCTTTACCCAGCCAAGTCAATATTAAAACAAATCTGTTACCTGTTTGTTATCTTGCAGCTGAGTGCAGCTTTGAGAGATGGCCTTATGCAAACAAGTTCTCTCGTTACTTATGGCATCCTGCCCTTCGGAGATCTTTGTGTAGCATACTTTGTGCCTATACTTGCACAAGAACCAGACATGAGACCATTTTAAATTACCCTTACAACCTGAGAAATTAAACTGTGTTCACAGTAGCCAATACAAGTTCTACCTTTCTCCCACCAGTTTTTCAAGAGGTCAGAAGTTCTGTCTCTTCTTGTTTCTCTAAAACCTACTCCCATTCACCCTATTGGGACACctcatttaaaaactgaaatcAAAACTGTTGAAAACATCTTTCTGTGATTTGTAAACCTTGGCATAAACCTTATGTTAATGGCTTCTTGTACTAATCTTTGTGCAGTAAATCTTTGGGGAATTAGTACTTTGGTACTTGCTATTGTTTTTATTAGGGTAAAACCACTTCAGCagctgttttccttttgtttttcacaCCAAAGACAGTGTTTTGTGGGAAAATGTATACTTCCATAATGTGGCACCTGActcttttaattcttttttgtATCTATACTGACATTTATGTAATCTAAACCAACCCAGGCATGCACGCATTATATACATGCTGCATGTGTTCCTTTTAATAAGGTGTCccaaagaaaaatacatttataatatATGTGCACAGAAGAAAATGAGGTGGATTTCAAACTTCAGTTCTTAAAGAAGTGTGCCAGAAGTCtaactgaaaacatttttcctGCCCTTCCTATTACAGTGAAGCAAGAGGACGTGAGTCCAAATGAAGTCTATAATTtgatttttggtgcttttagttTCTGCATCACTTAGTTTGGCTCTGATATTGCTTTACTTAGAAGGTAATTGCTGTGAGTTAAAGTAATAAGTATGTGCTTTCTACTACCTCAAATGCAGCTGATGATAACAAAGTGAATAAAATAATAGGTTAATTGAAACAAGCATTGGAATATAAGGACAAGCAATATTCTGAGAGGAGTGGGAAGAGCCAAAGTttctaaaaaattaaatatataggGAAAAAAATTGCAGAGAAGaaagtatatttatattttaaagtatggattttttgttgtagttttttttttttttttttttttgtactgagaAAATGAAAATTCTTCAAGTCCATGCATGAATAAACAAGTACAGCTGGGCAGCCTAATACATAATTTATACTGATCAGTCACTGCAGATCTAACcgaataaaaccaaaataaacaCTAATTGTTTTGACAAACTGAAGTAGTGTATATGGTGGTTTATTGTGAAGCTTGCTGCTTACTTTCCTTATATCAGTGGCTATTGTCACCAGTGATTTCTGCaagatggacagaaaacaacTAGACAAAATTAGGACAATATTAAGATTAATATCTTGTCATAGATACAGTATTTTAATTACTCCACATATAAGCAGAAAACAGAAAGAGCTAGCATCAGAACAGAGGTAAAATTGACAACGTGAAGCATGGAACTTATCTTGATTTACTAAGGGAGTGGTAGTGGTTGCAGTAGTGCAGTATCTTGTCAGTGCAGAATACCGGTAAATGCACAAGACAGTATTTTTTACTAGATCAAGTTTGAAACACCAGTAGGGATAACTAAAGACTTTTAAATAGTTGTCTTCTGAAAAGGGAATGCTTAAGGAAGTTCAGTTCCTTGAAgtttgtgcatttagtttaggtAAAATGTAaactagattttaaaaaaatctatagaaGTTTGCACAGTTTTGAGTACATGTTGGCATGTTGTGTAACTAATAGATATGCAATAAAATACATACAGTAACAAATCACAGGACTGGAGTGAAACAGTAACGCTATGCTGACATTGGCCTTTTATTTGGTATGCCTGTTGAAGTAGTTACAAAGGTATCTCTTTACTTTTCCTCCCCCAAGCCCTCTCATTTAGTCAAACTGTTAATAAAAgatctttttaacatttttttttcagaaatgaaaGTAAAGAGGAATCAGGAGTCAGGGCCCTCAAACAGAAATTCAGAGAGGGCCTCCCTATACAACACAGAGTTGTTCTTTCCTATTAGCTTGCCTGGTTCCCTACCTGTCACAGTGTTCCTTCTAACCATATCACCTTACCTTTACCCTCTGTGCTTCTATGTCTCTGCTTACCTTGGAACCAGACCCCACCCTATACAATGACTCTTGTTAATTCCTTATGGACTGATGGGCCTTGGAGTACTACTCAGGGTGTTGGAATGGGCTGTTTGCTCATGAGATGGGCTGGAACTACAAAGACAAGAATGAGGTGTGGCAGTATCTAGGGCTTGGGTTTGGTCTATAATACAGATAGGGAAAGCCAGAGAGTTTACATCTACACCTGATTACCCCAAAGTTTGGATCTGGTTAGGTTATAATATTTGGCACTTaaagaaatgtttgtttttttttaatttagatgcAAAGTGGCTATTCAATGTTTCTGTCAAAATTTTATAATCTATATATCATGATCTTAGTTCAGTGAAGGCAAAATGTGTAGAACCTTCATAGAGTTTGAGGAAGAGACCTTTATGCTGCATAAAGTGCCTCTTATTTGGTCAGAGCAAGATTCATGTGAAGCCAGAGATAAAATCCATCTCTGATCTATGGGGTGTGCTAAAGGTCACTCATTCATTTTATGTCCCTCATACTAATGTAATGTTGGTATTGATGGTCTTAGAGGAATGGTATATTACAAATAATCTAGTGGAAGCTACAATGAGCATGTTTCCTCTGTGGATCCCACAGAAGGagactaaggccaggtacagacattacacttttactggtatacaTGATCAGAAgccggtctatacccataacagaacaaaaaattggcacacaaaactggtcttacttgtaacaaaacagaagtttggtacaTACACGGtgatttaaaaatgacagaacctgGTTAAGAtttgagtgcccccccccccccccaagggtgaatgtgtgttctattCATTACCAATCT
Above is a genomic segment from Alligator mississippiensis isolate rAllMis1 chromosome 10, rAllMis1, whole genome shotgun sequence containing:
- the IRX6 gene encoding iroquois-class homeodomain protein IRX-6 isoform X5; the protein is MLSLLHARAASKVIGVNLLSFPQFFVSASPSTTCCESASRSVSDVTSGSAQAATLCCPSYENRLLATTRTELNAALGMYSSPYAAAAASQSYANYLPYSADPSTLYTTLNPQYEIKDGTSSLHSGIAQPAAYYPYDHSLGQYQYDSRYGTVDFSGSARRKNATRETTSTLKTWLYEHRKNPYPTKGEKIMLAIITKMTLTQVSTWFANARRRLKKENKMTWSPKNKAGEERKEENKREEEEYDLEPEGKADQKSCKEEKELRLSDLDDLDEEEAEKLDGDRKGTHQEASSLSTALAESEKSDCSLTPPSSFHTFPCSKTSSAAAGDFLETVGQKPGPLVGTMSEVQQYETTEKPRIWSLAHTAGANVIIGPSTPEPRTVSPDCLLLRGRHAVPGHCSEGRPLASLRTQPGTDSAFEELPQPTKIFRNSTFNLQSIQLNCASYPVLGETCQYSSGAEVQPIAGWGRFPQSLT
- the IRX6 gene encoding iroquois-class homeodomain protein IRX-6 isoform X3 produces the protein MLSLLHARAASKVIGVNLLSFPQFFVSASPSTTCCESASRSVSDVTSGSAQAATLCCPSYENRLLATTRTELNAALGMYSSPYAAAAASQSYANYLPYSADPSTLYTTLNPQYEIKDGTSSLHSGIAQPAAYYPYDHSLGQYQYDRYGTVDFSGSARRKNATRETTSTLKTWLYEHRKNPYPTKGEKIMLAIITKMTLTQVSTWFANARRRLKKENKMTWSPKNKAGEERKEENKREEEEYDLEPEGKADQKSCKEEKELRLSDLDDLDEEEAEKLDGDRKGTHQEASSLSTALAESEKSDCSLTPPSSFHTFPCSKTSSAAAGDFLETVGQKPGPLVGTMSEVQQYETTEKPRIWSLAHTAGANVIIGPSTPEPRTVSPDCLLLRGRHAVPGHCSEGRPLASLRTQPGTDSAFEELPQPTKIFRNSTFNLQSIQLNCASYPVLGETCQYSSGAEGFGRNVKPTQGAIDLSEACLVQHKDKLRTAFRPVLKR
- the IRX6 gene encoding iroquois-class homeodomain protein IRX-6 isoform X4, with the protein product MSFSQFGYPYSTTSQFFVSASPSTTCCESASRSVSDVTSGSAQAATLCCPSYENRLLATTRTELNAALGMYSSPYAAAAASQSYANYLPYSADPSTLYTTLNPQYEIKDGTSSLHSGIAQPAAYYPYDHSLGQYQYDSRYGTVDFSGSARRKNATRETTSTLKTWLYEHRKNPYPTKGEKIMLAIITKMTLTQVSTWFANARRRLKKENKMTWSPKNKAGEERKEENKREEEEYDLEPEGKADQKSCKEEKELRLSDLDDLDEEEAEKLDGDRKGTHQEASSLSTALAESEKSDCSLTPPSSFHTFPCSKTSSAAAGDFLETVGQKPGPLVGTMSEVQQYETTEKPRIWSLAHTAGANVIIGPSTPEPRTVSPDCLLLRGRHAVPGHCSEGRPLASLRTQPGTDSAFEELPQPTKIFRNSTFNLQSIQLNCASYPVLGETCQYSSGAEGFGRNVKPTQGAIDLSEACLVQHKDKLRTAFRPVLKR
- the IRX6 gene encoding iroquois-class homeodomain protein IRX-6 isoform X1, which codes for MLSLLHARAASKVIGVNLLSFPQFFVSASPSTTCCESASRSVSDVTSGSAQAATLCCPSYENRLLATTRTELNAALGMYSSPYAAAAASQSYANYLPYSADPSTLYTTLNPQYEIKDGTSSLHSGIAQPAAYYPYDHSLGQYQYDSRYGTVDFSGSARRKNATRETTSTLKTWLYEHRKNPYPTKGEKIMLAIITKMTLTQVSTWFANARRRLKKENKMTWSPKNKAGEERKEENKREEEEYDLEPEGKADQKSCKEEKELRLSDLDDLDEEEAEKLDGDRKGTHQEASSLSTALAESEKSDCSLTPPSSFHTFPCSKTSSAAAGDFLETVGQKPGPLVGTMSEVQQYETTEKPRIWSLAHTAGANVIIGPSTPEPRTVSPDCLLLRGRHAVPGHCSEGRPLASLRTQPGTDSAFEELPQPTKIFRNSTFNLQSIQLNCASYPVLGETCQYSSGAEGFGRNVKPTQGAIDLSEACLVQHKDKLRTAFRPVLKR
- the IRX6 gene encoding iroquois-class homeodomain protein IRX-6 isoform X2 encodes the protein MLSLLHARAASKVIGVNLLSFPQFFVSASPSTTCCESASRSVSDVTSGSAQAATLCCPSYENRLLATTRTELNAALGMYSSPYAAAAASQSYANYLPYSADPSTLYTTLNPQYEIKDGTSSLHSGIAQPAAYYPYDHSLGQYQYDSRYGTVDFSGSARRKNATRETTSTLKTWLYEHRKNPYPTKGEKIMLAIITKMTLTQVSTWFANARRRLKKENKMTWSPKNKAGEERKEENKREEEEYDLEPEGKDQKSCKEEKELRLSDLDDLDEEEAEKLDGDRKGTHQEASSLSTALAESEKSDCSLTPPSSFHTFPCSKTSSAAAGDFLETVGQKPGPLVGTMSEVQQYETTEKPRIWSLAHTAGANVIIGPSTPEPRTVSPDCLLLRGRHAVPGHCSEGRPLASLRTQPGTDSAFEELPQPTKIFRNSTFNLQSIQLNCASYPVLGETCQYSSGAEGFGRNVKPTQGAIDLSEACLVQHKDKLRTAFRPVLKR